gttTGGTTGAGCAAAACACATACTAATTgtataattatacaaattagtatgtatattttgtatatgtatagtttgtatattactttaaatatgaataaagtaagcgtgtatgtgtttgtgtttgtgttaagAGAATAAGTGTTTAAGTGTGTTTGTGTTAAGGGGATAAGTGTTTAAGTGTGTATGTTTTTGAGTTTTGGAtttaacttgattttaattttaatgaattgtattgtAGGGGCTCTTTGGTTGGGTGATGATTATCGTCATGATTTCAATGACGATATATATCATGGCAAGAAAAAGGAAAGCAACGGACAAGGACACCGACAAAGGCAAGGGAAAGAGTGTCGGTAGTAGTACAAACAAAAGGCGCGCTAAGGGAAAAGGCAAGGGGAAAGAAAAGACGGTGTTGCGTGACGAGCCAACGGATTCGGATACCGAATCGGACCAAAACCCAAGGGAGGCGGAGGAGGAACCGGTGAGAAGAGTGAGGATGCCGCGGTCACATTCATGCGGCATTTTTGGAGCTAAGATACCAACAAGACCTCGACGGATCAATATCTCCGATGGACagtaagtatatttttttatatgtagtgtTTTGTAGTGATTTGTAATGATTAATATATACAGTGTGCGttagttattaataatttgttcacgagtttatatttataatgttcTTATATAGTATTGAAGATAATGAGGCAAAAAAGACTTTGCTTGCGATTATTCGGGCAAGATGGCCTTTGGGTAAATACACGTTTAGTGACATAGACGCGGCTTACCCAAAGTGGCTCGGTCTAAGGGTTGAGGAGTTTCTAGTAagtagatatttttttaatataatatgtttttgattttgttggtaattggtgtgattattcaattttaatcctTGTACTTGTTGATATTATGTAGAAATATTATAGGCAATTGAAAGGTCAAAGCCGTTCAAAAGCCAAAGCTATCATTGAAGATCACATAAAGGTCACAATCAAAAGGACCATGAATGAATTGAAGAGGAGGATCGAGAGGAAGTCAAGGGAGGAAGGGGTTTCGAAGTTGGCTTTGAAACCGGAATATTGGAATATCATTTTTTGGAAAGATCTTCTCAAGTATTGGGACATGGATGAAGGCCATTTGCATAGGTCGGAAGTTGGAGCTGCTAATCGGCAACGCGTGGAAAGGTTGCATAGCGCGGGTGCTCGCTCCTTCAACCGTGTGCGCGAGGtaatactatttttaatatgcaaacacacacacacacattttatttttaccttataattatataatatataatataataatgcaaATGCTAATATAAGTTATTTTGTGGTATAATTCAAGAACATGAAAAAGAAATTGTCTAAAAGTCCGACGAAGCTTGAGGTGTGGGATGAATGCCACACTAGGATCGGCTCCACTCCCGAGAGCCGAATATATACTACCTCCGCCGCTATGCGCATTGCGGTAATCTTCTAATTTtagcattttaattaattgtgataaCCATGAATACGTcaatatgtttatatgtttaattaatgcttatatcttcttattttagcactttaattaattgtttatatcatAACCATGAATGCTAATTAATTGTGAAAAATGTGTAGGAACGATATGCCTCCATTCTTGATCGTATGCCGGTGGAGGTTACTCAAGCGGGGGAGCGGGATGAGCCTTGGGATTGGTGGATGGAAGCAATGGAGGTTCCCCAAGGCGAGAGGCCAAAAAAGAATTACGTTGTGGGGTTCCCTAAAGCTCGAGCTAGTGATTTGATCCCAACACTAGCCACTCACTATAGGGATTCCACCCGTGGCGGCGCCGGCTCATCCTCATCCGCTCCAACACAAAATCCGGTGGTTCCCGATTCCATCTTCCTCCCGATTGTCCGCAATGTGCTCAATGAAACCCGTGCCAATCCTCTCCAATTTGCTCGTCGCCTATCGGATGAGGAGATAACAACCTTTGCACGCACAGCCCTCGAGGCATCCGATCCAGCCGCTGACCCGGCTCGGAGGGCTGAATGGAATAGCCTTCTCGGCGGCGAGATTGTGCACATTGTAGGGACATTGCTCGAGGATGTCCTCCAAAAAATGGATGCTCGTGCTCAAATGGTAATATACTTatgctttgttttttgtttttggttgatatgtaaaaatgaatggatttcTAATTGTTTGACATGTTTTTGTAGGCAACTGCGCAAGAGGGAGAGAAAGATTACACGGATGTGGACGAGGAGACGGATGAAAACACGGATGATGAGGGTGAAGGCGAAGCCGGTGGCGAAGGCGGTGGCGAAGATGGTGGCGACGGCGGTGGTGAATCATCCGATGTTTCATTGACCGATtagtgtaatttatattttaattttaacggaCGGTATATATTAAGACAGTGGTTGGATTTGGATTGTGAATGTTTGGGTTTTGAATTGTTTGAatgtttggatttgaatttgtaattagtatgtttggattttgaattgtttggatttggatttggatttgtaaTTAGAATGTTTGGATTTGGTTTAATTAGAATTGTTtcgtttaattttgttgttggtaTTTTGTGATGTTTGGTTGTTTAGGATGCTTGGTTTGATTGTTTGGTTGGTATGGTTTTGGTACAGGGAATTGATTGGAAACTGCAGATTCTgctgcaatttttttaaaaattcacacagtaaaaccgaccgaatggTCCCAAAACCGACCACTTTTTACCATATTGatgccagaaaaccgaccgcattcaACTATAACCGACCGTGCTCATCACataaaacccagaaaaccgaccgtatTCATCAAGAGTCGGTCGGTTATgagacggtcggttatgtgaaTCAGGGTGGCCTTCTGCCACAAACCCGACCGACTCATAACCGACCGCACATAACCGATCGTGGCAGAAGGTTGactgcggtcggttttgtgtcaGAGTCAATTCAGATAAAAGGCACATAACCAACCACtgaaatcggtcggttttaccagTCGCTTCTGACGTGGTGTGACACCTGTTGCCACGTGGTGACAGGTGGCATCAAGTGGGGCCACTTTTCTGGGAACAAAAcagcacataaccgaccacttaCTTGGTCGGTTTTA
This genomic window from Daucus carota subsp. sativus chromosome 7, DH1 v3.0, whole genome shotgun sequence contains:
- the LOC135147970 gene encoding uncharacterized protein LOC135147970; translated protein: MVALDSLCEFVLGSQRRVRFPRKKKAPSLFGLGSDDSGLFGWVMIIVMISMTIYIMARKRKATDKDTDKGKGKSVGSSTNKRRAKGKGKGKEKTVLRDEPTDSDTESDQNPREAEEEPVRRVRMPRSHSCGIFGAKIPTRPRRINISDGHIEDNEAKKTLLAIIRARWPLGKYTFSDIDAAYPKWLGLRVEEFLKYYRQLKGQSRSKAKAIIEDHIKVTIKRTMNELKRRIERKSREEGVSKLALKPEYWNIIFWKDLLKYWDMDEGHLHRSEVGAANRQRVERLHSAGARSFNRVRENMKKKLSKSPTKLEVWDECHTRIGSTPESRIYTTSAAMRIAERYASILDRMPVEVTQAGERDEPWDWWMEAMEVPQGERPKKNYVVGFPKARASDLIPTLATHYRDSTRGGAGSSSSAPTQNPVVPDSIFLPIVRNVLNETRANPLQFARRLSDEEITTFARTALEASDPAADPARRAEWNSLLGGEIVHIVGTLLEDVLQKMDARAQMATAQEGEKDYTDVDEETDENTDDEGEGEAGGEGGGEDGGDGGGESSDVSLTD